A genomic window from bacterium includes:
- the thiE gene encoding thiamine phosphate synthase yields MTRGDWRVYVITAGPAHARGRTHQEIAEAAIRGGATAIQLRMKEEPARLIAETAAAIAARCRAGGVTFLVNDRVDVAMASAADGVHVGQDDLPARAVRALLGPAPLLGVSAATVEEARAASRAGADYVGVGAVYATGTKADAGDAVGLARIRAVAGACDLPVVGIGGITVENAGAVIRAGAAGVAVITAVTMAGDMAEATRRLREEVDRARGGRN; encoded by the coding sequence ATGACGCGTGGAGACTGGCGCGTGTATGTGATCACCGCCGGACCCGCGCACGCCCGCGGCCGGACCCATCAGGAAATCGCGGAGGCCGCGATCCGCGGGGGCGCCACCGCGATTCAGCTTCGGATGAAAGAGGAACCGGCGCGGCTGATCGCCGAGACGGCGGCGGCCATCGCCGCCCGCTGCCGTGCCGGCGGGGTTACGTTCCTGGTCAACGACCGGGTCGATGTGGCGATGGCCTCGGCGGCGGACGGCGTCCACGTCGGCCAGGACGACCTTCCCGCGCGCGCCGTGCGGGCGCTGCTTGGACCGGCACCCCTCCTCGGCGTGTCGGCGGCGACCGTGGAGGAGGCGCGCGCCGCCTCCCGCGCCGGCGCCGACTACGTGGGCGTGGGCGCCGTGTACGCCACCGGAACGAAGGCGGATGCCGGGGACGCCGTGGGCCTCGCCCGCATCCGCGCCGTCGCCGGCGCCTGCGACCTGCCGGTGGTCGGCATCGGAGGCATTACAGTGGAGAATGCCGGCGCGGTCATCCGCGCCGGGGCCGCCGGCGTGGCGGTGATCACCGCGGTGACGATGGCCGGCGACATGGCCGAGGCGACCCGGCGTCTCCGGGAGGAGGTCGATCGGGCGCGTGGCGGGCGGAACTGA
- the recG gene encoding ATP-dependent DNA helicase RecG translates to MPSARRAPTRAAGAPPLRAPEGPTSGSAVPGGGPAREGDPLDTPLRYLRGVGPDRAKRLEDRLGLRTVADLLYRPPRRVEDRRTLHQIYDLTHGTVDTVEGVVGRIRAFRARRRRNFVIVKAAITDGSGVLHAVWYNQGYIARQLPAGARVILHGRVQRQAGEIQMIAPEFEVLDPGEDTLHAGRIVPVYAATEGLSQRVLRATVMRALDEYVPSVREWLPEALLRRYEFPSLPRALRDLHFPDTLDDQERARRRLVYEELLLFQTLLLQHKQAREREPKGIRYGDAAPLVDRFAARLPYRLTRAQRRVLDEIGGDMRAPHPMNRLLQGDVGSGKTVVAAEALLRCIGGGAQGALMAPTEILAGQHYLTLRTLLEPIGVTPVLLIGGLSRAARREALDLIREGGADLVIGTHALIEEDVTFARLGLIVVDEQHRFGVAQRAALRGKGERPDVLVMTATPIPRTLALSLYGDLDVSVIDELPPGRTPIRTYVRPGASRPQIYAWIAEQVREGRQAYVVCPLIEGSDALQAEAATDLAARLAAGPLAGLRVEVLHGRMRVDDRDRIMRSLRAGGIDVLVATTVIEVGIDVPNATVMVIEDADRFGLSQLHQLRGRVGRGPHPSHCVLVADPKTEDGSVRLDAMRDTADGFVIAQRDLELRGVGELLGEAGREALRQHGLGDLRIADLVRDRDWLERARADAAAMLAADPALRQPAHRPVARALHARFGAAPVDNVRVG, encoded by the coding sequence ATGCCGAGCGCACGTAGGGCACCGACCCGTGCGGCCGGCGCCCCGCCGCTGCGCGCCCCCGAAGGACCCACCTCCGGCTCCGCGGTCCCCGGCGGCGGGCCCGCGCGCGAAGGCGATCCTCTCGACACGCCGCTCCGGTATCTCCGCGGCGTAGGGCCGGACCGGGCGAAGCGCCTCGAGGACCGCCTCGGTCTGCGCACCGTCGCGGATCTCCTGTACCGGCCTCCCAGGCGGGTCGAGGACCGGCGCACCCTGCACCAGATCTACGACCTCACCCACGGCACGGTGGACACCGTCGAGGGGGTCGTCGGCCGCATCCGGGCGTTCCGGGCGCGCCGGCGGCGGAATTTCGTCATCGTCAAAGCCGCGATCACCGACGGGTCCGGGGTGCTGCACGCGGTCTGGTACAACCAGGGCTACATCGCCCGGCAGCTGCCGGCCGGGGCGCGCGTGATTCTGCACGGCCGCGTGCAGCGGCAGGCCGGCGAAATCCAGATGATCGCCCCGGAGTTCGAGGTGCTCGATCCGGGCGAGGATACGCTGCACGCCGGGCGGATCGTGCCGGTGTACGCGGCCACGGAGGGACTCAGCCAGCGCGTGCTCCGCGCCACCGTCATGCGGGCGCTCGACGAGTACGTGCCCTCCGTCCGGGAATGGCTGCCCGAGGCGCTGCTCCGGCGCTACGAGTTTCCGTCGCTTCCGCGGGCGCTCCGCGATCTTCACTTTCCCGACACACTCGACGATCAGGAGCGCGCGCGGCGGCGGCTGGTGTACGAGGAACTGCTGCTGTTTCAGACGCTGCTGCTGCAGCATAAACAGGCGCGGGAGCGCGAACCGAAGGGGATCCGGTACGGCGACGCGGCCCCGTTGGTGGACCGGTTCGCCGCGCGCCTGCCGTACCGGCTGACCCGGGCCCAGCGGCGGGTATTGGACGAGATCGGCGGCGACATGCGGGCGCCGCACCCCATGAACCGGCTGCTGCAGGGCGACGTGGGCTCCGGCAAGACCGTGGTCGCCGCGGAGGCGCTGCTGCGCTGCATCGGGGGCGGGGCGCAGGGTGCTTTGATGGCGCCCACCGAGATCCTCGCCGGGCAGCATTACCTCACGCTGCGGACGCTGCTCGAGCCGATCGGCGTCACCCCGGTCCTCCTGATCGGCGGACTGTCGCGCGCGGCACGCCGCGAAGCGCTCGACCTGATCCGCGAGGGGGGCGCCGATCTCGTTATCGGCACGCACGCCCTCATTGAAGAGGACGTGACCTTCGCGCGGCTCGGTCTCATCGTCGTCGACGAGCAGCACCGCTTCGGGGTCGCGCAGCGGGCGGCGCTCAGGGGCAAAGGCGAGCGGCCCGACGTGCTCGTCATGACCGCGACGCCGATCCCCCGGACGCTCGCGCTCTCGCTGTACGGCGACCTCGACGTCTCGGTGATCGACGAACTGCCGCCCGGCCGCACGCCGATCCGCACCTACGTCCGGCCGGGGGCGAGCCGTCCGCAAATCTACGCCTGGATCGCCGAGCAGGTTCGCGAGGGCCGCCAGGCGTACGTGGTGTGTCCCCTCATCGAGGGATCCGACGCGTTGCAGGCCGAGGCGGCGACCGACCTGGCCGCGCGCCTCGCCGCCGGCCCCTTGGCCGGGCTCCGCGTCGAGGTGCTGCACGGGCGCATGAGGGTCGACGACCGCGACCGGATCATGCGATCACTCCGCGCGGGCGGCATCGATGTGCTGGTCGCGACGACCGTGATCGAGGTCGGCATCGACGTTCCCAACGCCACGGTCATGGTGATCGAGGACGCGGATCGCTTCGGGCTGTCGCAGCTCCATCAGCTGCGCGGCCGGGTGGGCCGCGGGCCGCACCCGTCGCACTGCGTGCTCGTCGCGGATCCGAAGACCGAGGACGGGAGCGTCCGCCTCGACGCGATGCGCGATACCGCCGACGGATTCGTCATCGCGCAGCGCGACCTCGAGCTCCGCGGCGTCGGCGAGCTGCTCGGCGAGGCGGGCCGCGAGGCCCTGCGGCAACACGGACTGGGCGACCTCCGGATCGCCGATCTCGTGCGCGACCGGGACTGGCTCGAACGGGCGCGGGCCGACGCCGCGGCGATGCTCGCCGCCGACCCCGCGCTGCGGCAACCGGCGCACCGGCCCGTCGCCCGGGCCCTCCACGCGCGGTTCGGCGCGGCGCCGGTCGACAACGTGCGCGTCGGCTGA
- the thiL gene encoding thiamine-phosphate kinase, protein MAGGTDWEPAGAPLGEFELIERLRAIVPGAGRGVIVGIGDDAAVLRAGAAMLATCDVQVEGVHFTRNLCSPADVGWRALAVNLSDIAAMGGEPRYALVSLLIPRPAATAALDGLYTGLAELARLHGVAVVGGNVSATSGPLAVDVTLLGDVEQAVLRRGARPGDGIWITGHTGKAAAGRFVLEHPDADVPARESLAAAYRRPSPRVAAGRVLGGLARAGLVTAMIDTSDGTASDLLHLAEASRVGVWLDAARLPVPAGFAEAVRAAGVAAEVWTLGGGEDYELLITAPEGFGGRVGELTATAGVEVTRIGDVLSEAEGRWVAAADGECRPLRPAGWNHLAP, encoded by the coding sequence GTGGCGGGCGGAACTGACTGGGAGCCGGCCGGAGCGCCGCTCGGCGAGTTCGAACTGATCGAGCGGCTGCGGGCCATCGTCCCCGGCGCCGGCCGGGGCGTGATCGTCGGCATCGGCGACGACGCGGCCGTCCTGCGGGCCGGTGCCGCGATGCTGGCCACCTGCGACGTGCAGGTGGAGGGCGTGCACTTCACCCGCAACCTGTGCTCGCCGGCCGACGTCGGCTGGCGGGCGCTCGCCGTGAACCTGAGTGACATCGCGGCCATGGGCGGGGAGCCGCGCTACGCGCTCGTATCCCTCCTGATCCCGCGGCCGGCCGCCACCGCCGCGCTCGACGGCCTCTACACAGGACTGGCGGAGCTCGCCCGCCTGCACGGCGTCGCCGTCGTCGGCGGCAACGTCTCCGCCACGTCCGGGCCGCTCGCCGTGGACGTGACGCTGCTGGGCGACGTCGAGCAGGCGGTGCTTCGCCGCGGCGCACGGCCGGGCGACGGGATTTGGATCACCGGCCACACCGGCAAGGCGGCGGCGGGACGCTTTGTGCTCGAACACCCCGACGCCGACGTCCCGGCCCGCGAGAGCCTGGCCGCCGCGTACCGGCGTCCGTCCCCGCGTGTGGCGGCCGGCCGCGTGCTCGGCGGCCTCGCCCGTGCGGGACTCGTGACGGCCATGATCGACACCAGCGACGGCACGGCGAGCGACCTCCTCCATCTCGCCGAGGCGTCGCGGGTCGGGGTGTGGCTGGACGCGGCCCGGCTCCCGGTGCCCGCGGGCTTCGCCGAGGCGGTGCGCGCCGCCGGGGTGGCGGCCGAGGTTTGGACCCTCGGCGGCGGCGAAGATTACGAATTGCTCATCACCGCCCCGGAAGGCTTTGGCGGCCGCGTCGGCGAGCTGACGGCGACGGCCGGCGTGGAGGTCACCCGCATCGGCGACGTGCTCTCCGAAGCCGAGGGCCGCTGGGTGGCCGCCGCGGACGGCGAATGCCGGCCGCTGCGGCCCGCCGGCTGGAATCATCTCGCTCCGTGA
- the hslO gene encoding Hsp33 family molecular chaperone HslO: protein MRDYMVRATVAGERVRALATVTTETVEDARIRHATSATATAALGRSLTAAALLSAGLKDGQLVTLRVLGDGPAGGIITQADAAGRVRGYVMNPQADLPATPARKLDVGGLVGRKGTLHVTRDLGMRTPYYGSAPLVSGEIAEDLAAYFARSEQVPSAVALGVLVGRDLRVLAAGGLCVQALPGADPDVVAQVESRLRSLPPITDLVAAGQTPEQLMTAALDGLTSDGLATGPVTFTCQCNRQRVEEMLSVLGVDELESLLAQEGQAEVTCRFCGDRYVLNGDEMRALITALRRGEAAV, encoded by the coding sequence ATGCGGGACTACATGGTCCGCGCCACGGTGGCGGGCGAGCGCGTCCGCGCCCTGGCAACGGTCACGACGGAGACTGTGGAAGACGCCCGGATCAGACACGCCACGTCCGCCACGGCCACGGCGGCGCTCGGCCGCAGCCTCACCGCGGCCGCGCTCCTCTCGGCGGGCCTCAAAGACGGGCAATTGGTGACCCTGCGGGTGCTCGGCGACGGTCCGGCGGGCGGCATCATCACGCAGGCCGACGCGGCCGGCCGCGTGCGGGGCTATGTCATGAATCCGCAGGCCGATCTCCCCGCCACGCCGGCGCGCAAACTCGACGTCGGCGGGCTCGTCGGCCGCAAGGGAACGCTGCACGTCACCCGCGACCTCGGGATGCGCACGCCCTACTACGGGTCGGCGCCGCTGGTCTCCGGGGAGATCGCGGAAGACCTCGCCGCCTACTTCGCCCGCTCGGAGCAGGTCCCATCGGCGGTCGCGCTCGGCGTGCTGGTCGGCCGCGACCTGCGTGTGCTCGCGGCCGGCGGTCTGTGCGTCCAGGCGTTGCCCGGCGCAGACCCGGACGTCGTCGCGCAGGTCGAGAGCCGCCTGCGGTCGCTGCCCCCGATCACGGACCTCGTCGCCGCCGGGCAGACGCCCGAGCAACTCATGACGGCGGCGCTGGACGGCCTGACGTCGGACGGGCTCGCCACCGGGCCGGTCACGTTCACGTGCCAGTGCAACCGGCAGCGGGTCGAGGAGATGCTGAGCGTGCTCGGGGTGGACGAACTCGAGTCGCTGCTGGCCCAGGAAGGGCAGGCGGAGGTGACGTGCCGGTTCTGCGGAGACCGCTACGTGCTGAACGGAGACGAGATGCGCGCGCTGATCACGGCCCTCCGGCGTGGCGAGGCGGCCGTCTAG
- a CDS encoding hydroxyethylthiazole kinase: DPAGTGGPVAALASALSVRLGAAIAATGAADVVTDGTRLVHLARGHPWLGRITGSGCMATACVGAFVAVERDPLAAATAGLACFEIAAEQAAERAAGPGSFRVALLDALAALEPETVAAQAAWRVEAAPGRDGRP, from the coding sequence CCGATCCGGCGGGGACGGGCGGCCCGGTCGCCGCGCTCGCATCGGCCCTGTCGGTCCGGCTGGGTGCCGCGATCGCCGCGACGGGCGCGGCCGACGTGGTCACCGACGGCACCCGTCTGGTGCATCTGGCGCGCGGCCATCCCTGGCTCGGGCGGATCACGGGCAGCGGCTGCATGGCCACGGCGTGCGTCGGCGCGTTCGTCGCCGTCGAGCGGGATCCGCTCGCCGCGGCGACGGCAGGCCTGGCCTGCTTTGAGATCGCCGCCGAGCAGGCCGCGGAGCGGGCGGCCGGGCCGGGATCCTTTCGCGTGGCGCTCCTGGACGCGCTCGCGGCCCTCGAGCCGGAGACCGTGGCCGCCCAGGCGGCCTGGCGCGTCGAGGCGGCACCCGGCCGGGACGGCCGGCCGTGA
- the rpmB gene encoding 50S ribosomal protein L28, whose translation MARRCAVCGKEPRTGNLVSHSHHKTKRRFNPNLQRVRALIDGSPRRVMVCTACLKAGKVTRVA comes from the coding sequence ATGGCACGGCGCTGCGCCGTGTGCGGCAAAGAGCCGCGCACCGGCAACCTGGTCAGCCACTCGCATCACAAGACGAAGCGGCGGTTCAACCCGAACCTGCAGCGCGTGCGGGCCCTCATCGACGGCTCGCCGCGGCGCGTCATGGTCTGCACGGCATGTCTGAAGGCCGGCAAGGTGACCCGGGTCGCCTGA
- the coaD gene encoding pantetheine-phosphate adenylyltransferase produces the protein MREPGHVTALYPGSFDPVHNGHLDIIVRARRVWGRVVVAVATNVDKRAMFSTADRVEMLRAAMAGQDGIEVRAFEGLTVEFAASIGAGVIVRGLRANEDFEFELKMAAMNKRLHPEIETVFMMTSPEYAYLSSTLIREVTGFGGAVTGLIPPAVEARLPRPRRPE, from the coding sequence ATGAGGGAGCCGGGGCACGTCACCGCGCTCTATCCGGGCAGCTTCGACCCGGTGCACAACGGCCATCTCGACATCATCGTCCGCGCGCGCCGCGTCTGGGGGCGCGTCGTCGTCGCGGTGGCGACGAACGTCGACAAGCGGGCGATGTTTTCGACCGCGGACCGCGTGGAGATGCTGCGGGCGGCGATGGCCGGGCAGGACGGCATCGAGGTGCGGGCGTTCGAGGGGCTGACCGTCGAATTCGCCGCGTCGATCGGGGCCGGCGTCATCGTCCGGGGACTCCGGGCGAACGAGGACTTCGAATTCGAGCTGAAGATGGCCGCCATGAACAAGCGACTGCATCCCGAGATCGAGACGGTGTTCATGATGACCAGCCCGGAGTACGCCTACCTGAGCTCGACGCTGATCCGGGAGGTGACCGGATTCGGCGGCGCCGTGACGGGCCTCATCCCGCCGGCGGTCGAAGCGCGGCTGCCGAGGCCGCGCCGCCCGGAGTAG
- the thiD gene encoding bifunctional hydroxymethylpyrimidine kinase/phosphomethylpyrimidine kinase encodes MAIARALSIAGSDSGGGAGIQADLKTFSVLGVYGMTAITAITAQNTREVTGIVEIPPEMVARQIDAVVSDIGVDAAKTGMLSSAPIIEAVAGRIRHHRLENLVVDPVMIAKSGAALLRPDAVDALRRRVLPLALVVTPNLPEAEALCGAPIRTPADVDEAARRIAGLGPRYVVIKGGHLEGPAVDTLYDGERFERLEAARIATRHTHGTGCVFSAAITAELARGEPPRTAVRTAKTFITAAIERALPLGGGHGPANPMHPLGG; translated from the coding sequence ATGGCGATTGCGCGGGCGCTCTCGATCGCAGGCTCGGATTCCGGCGGCGGGGCCGGCATTCAAGCCGACCTGAAGACGTTTTCCGTATTGGGAGTGTACGGCATGACGGCGATCACCGCGATCACCGCCCAGAACACGAGGGAGGTGACCGGCATCGTCGAGATCCCGCCCGAGATGGTCGCCCGGCAGATCGACGCGGTCGTCTCCGACATCGGGGTCGACGCGGCGAAGACCGGCATGCTGAGCAGCGCGCCGATCATCGAAGCGGTGGCGGGCCGCATCCGGCACCACCGGCTCGAGAACCTGGTGGTGGACCCGGTGATGATCGCGAAGAGCGGTGCGGCGCTGCTGCGGCCGGACGCCGTCGACGCGCTCCGGCGCCGGGTGCTGCCGCTCGCGCTGGTGGTGACGCCGAATCTGCCGGAAGCGGAGGCGCTGTGCGGCGCGCCGATCCGCACGCCGGCCGACGTGGACGAAGCGGCCCGCCGCATCGCCGGCCTCGGGCCGCGCTACGTCGTCATCAAGGGCGGCCACCTCGAGGGCCCCGCGGTCGATACGCTGTACGACGGCGAGCGGTTCGAGCGGCTCGAGGCGGCGCGCATCGCGACCCGGCATACGCACGGCACGGGATGCGTGTTCTCCGCGGCCATCACCGCGGAGCTCGCGCGGGGCGAGCCGCCGCGCACGGCGGTCCGGACGGCGAAAACGTTCATCACCGCCGCGATCGAGCGGGCGCTGCCCCTCGGGGGGGGACACGGACCGGCCAATCCAATGCATCCGCTGGGCGGATAG
- the rsmD gene encoding 16S rRNA (guanine(966)-N(2))-methyltransferase RsmD, with the protein MRISAGTAKGTHIRRPGAGVRPTSDRVKEALFNSLAPRLPEARVLDLFAGTGALGLEALSRGVAQAVFVERDARAAAAIRRNLAAARLEDRGQVRRGAVETEVGALEREGVVFDLIVLDPPYGQDLPARTLRRLAASPILAADGLVAAEGHWRDDPGDVSGLTRIRAARYGETGLWFYTKEGGGDA; encoded by the coding sequence ATGCGGATTTCGGCGGGCACGGCGAAGGGAACCCACATCCGCCGGCCCGGGGCCGGCGTGCGGCCGACGTCCGACCGCGTCAAAGAGGCCCTGTTCAACTCGCTTGCCCCGCGGCTCCCCGAGGCGCGCGTGCTCGACCTGTTCGCCGGCACCGGCGCGCTCGGCCTGGAAGCGCTGAGCCGGGGCGTCGCCCAGGCGGTGTTCGTGGAGCGGGACGCGCGCGCCGCCGCGGCCATCCGGCGGAATCTCGCGGCGGCGCGCCTGGAGGACCGCGGCCAGGTCCGCCGGGGCGCCGTCGAGACCGAAGTGGGCGCCCTCGAGCGCGAGGGGGTGGTGTTCGACCTGATCGTGCTCGACCCGCCGTACGGCCAAGACCTGCCGGCGCGGACGCTGCGGCGGCTGGCGGCGTCGCCGATCCTGGCGGCGGACGGCCTCGTGGCGGCCGAAGGGCATTGGCGCGACGACCCCGGCGACGTCTCAGGTTTGACGCGGATCCGGGCCGCGCGTTACGGCGAGACCGGGCTGTGGTTCTACACGAAAGAAGGCGGGGGGGACGCATGA